One Rhipicephalus microplus isolate Deutch F79 chromosome 4, USDA_Rmic, whole genome shotgun sequence genomic window carries:
- the LOC142814207 gene encoding inactive peptidyl-prolyl cis-trans isomerase FKBP6-like codes for MECLLTRERRPRVFHMESTDMQNLTDDGGVQKKIIVHGSGHRVTPHAKVHFHCTTIAQSEYTERIDCSVMRNSPFRCYVKQAGVPGLQIALKSMRVGEQCQVRVSPEYGYGDVGCGHRIPPGAVLYFEVTLLNCVQTHSDCVMSSTEECSRLPFSELYKICCVKYRNANKFLAAKNFVDAERGYSAAEKQLKSAPEPAPDEQRYQRRELLLKLYHKLAYCRLEVHNPKMAVESCRHILRLDPSDPRALYRCAVGLRQLGEYEEAARMQQHAFALKPHSKHIINELVLLEDYVSMKPVRDKHVRRCSRESPEELDMSSMQRRLLIEQAVDPYTRNEIDKGLNLFKSAETPGRDMYFDGRFSKNDLAYIRMKCDDLELPYHHTPDGLCVRRASA; via the exons ATCATCGTGCACGGATCCGGCCATCGAGTTACTCCGCATGCAAAGGTGCATTTTCATTGCACAACGATTGCACAGTCGGAGTACACCGAGCGCATCGACTGCTCCGTGATGCGCAACTCTCCATTTCGGTGCTA TGTCAAACAAGCTGGTGTTCCTGGCCTGCAAATTGCACTGAAGAGCATGCGCGTGGGTGAGCAATGCCAGGTGAGAGTATCCCCGGAGTACGGATACGGGGACGTGGGCTGCGGCCACAGGATCCCGCCCGGCGCCGTTCTGTATTTCGAGGTAACTCTGCTGAACTGTGTCCAGACCCACAGTGACTGCGTCATGAGCAGCACTGAAGAGTGCTCCAGGCTACCCTTCAGCGAGCTCTATAAG ATCTGCTGTGTAAAGTACCGGAATGCCAACAAATTCTTGGCAGCCAAAAACTTTGTGGATGCGGAACGTGGCTACAGTGCTGCGGAGAAGCAGCTGAAGTCTGCACCGGAGCCAGCCCCGGACGAGCAAAGATATCAAAGGCGCGAGCTTCTCCTGAAGCTGTACCACAAGCTGGCGTACTGCAGGTTGGAAGTGCACAACCCAAAGATG GCTGTGGAGAGCTGCCGGCACATCCTGCGGCTGGACCCAAGTGACCCGCGAGCACTGTACCGCTGTGCTGTGGGGCTGCGGCAGCTCGGCGAATATGAGGAAGCGGCCCGCATGCAGCAACACGCCTTCGCCCTGAAGCCGCACTCCAAGCACATCATCAACGAACTCGTGCTCCTCGAGGATTATGTGTCCATGAAGCCGGTGCGAGACAAGCACGTGCGCCG GTGTTCAAGAGAATCTCCAGAGGAGCTGGATATGAGCTCAATGCAGCGACGCCTGTTAATTGAACAAGCCGTGGACCCATACACGAGGAATGAGATAGACAAGGGCCTGAACCTGTTCAAATCTGCCGAAACCCCAGGCAGGGATATGTATTTCGATGGGCGCTTCAGCAAGAATGACCTTGCGTACATCCGCATGAAGTGCGACGACTTGGAGCTGCCGTATCACCACACCCCTGACGGCCTCTGTGTTCGGAGAGCTTCGGCGTGA
- the LOC142813957 gene encoding uncharacterized protein LOC142813957, protein MIRDRFVVGLSDAKLSESLQMDANLTLTSALAKARLKETVQRQQQQLRETSDEPSAAPASNLDAVNKQRQPRKNSSGQRSGTSSRTSAPVKQGQRTRPQSYRPLTSSSCPNCGQGEHPRTSCPARAAKCKYCGCSGHFAVVCRKKAAGERKKVQISSLHMKKGAYFVGAVNGEHSNSRYAQVIINGTPVFAKLDLGAEVSVVPSTFPGLPTKLDKCDITLTGPANEPLHVLGKFLATIQSRQHIVRQTVYVVSPLRSILLGLPALEALELIKFADSVSSATAIEASYPQVFGSLGAMKGEYNIRLKPNSVPFAISVARRIALPLRDRVKQELERMERDDVIRKVDEPTEWCAVRRDLVRDDELTGQTSLIYTVDRSVMRLPEAKVRIETPFYSGIVSAFCMDDPLYDVIVGNIEGARSPDQPEPLEEDSEIDLPSIANPHDQPATADEDVVAVATRAQTKAQSKPFQPLPAPNSAEDPSFSYAEEQIQDESLKPCFAQIGRWTALQVLYGEEWSADTTALGAEEPPRGCYEASPRWDNGWAPGTEKTKDRIQEEFFWPGVTADVKRFVASCDICQRTVPKGRVPHVSLGQSPVIDTPFKRVAIDIVGPIRPPSGQGNRYILTLVDCATRYPEAVALPGIETERVAEALVQMFSRFGVPREILSDRGSNFTSELMKEVARLLSVRQLHTTPYHPMANGMVEKFNGTLKTMLKRMCAEKPKNWDRFLGPLLFAYREVPQASLGFSPFELLYGRHVRGPLAILKEVWTNQELDDELKTTYQYVLDLRNRLEETCRLAHEELRRAGVRYAKHYNRKSRDRVFQPGDKVLILLPTDKNKLLLHWKGPFEVQAKIGDFDYSIKTPGGPKIFHANLLKKYAERETNQDAPHQCQAIVGVIDNGEEQELPVPEFVQTEGITDVKICPSLTDQQKEELEKTMKVHSKIFSNVPGKTDWVECHLETVTESPVHVKQYPLPFATTKDIEAEVQQMKTLGIIEVSKLPYNSPVLLVDKPDKTKRFVVDFRRLNNLMIADAEPMPRADAVFASATNKRYFSKLDFVKGYWQIPLSQQSRPKTAFSTKSGLYQFCYMPFGNKTAPAVFARLMRLVTEGIPGVEHYYDDVLITSTTWEEHLSTLRQLFARIQAAGLTVRPSKCELGMNEIDFLGHHIGQNMLAPLGKTLDKIQAAPAPKTKRLVRAFLGLTSYYREFIPNYAEISAPLTELIKKGESNLVKWTTTHEKAFAKLKECISNPPVLRLPDLTKEFILRTDASDTSLGAVLLQSHEGTLHPIAYASRKLLPRESSYSTIERECLALVWGIQKFNIYLYGVPFLVQTDHQPLQYIKQAKQLNSRVLRWSLLLQEYQFRVEHIKGSENVGADYLSRV, encoded by the exons ATGATTCGCGACCGGTTTGTAGTCGGCCTCAGTGATGCCAAGCTCTCGGAATCTCTGCAAATGGATGCAAATCTTACACTCACCAGCGCTTTGGCAAAAGCTCGCTTGAAGGAGACCGTCCAACGACAGCAGCAACAGCTGCGAGAAACCAGCGACGAACCTTCGGCAGCACCAGCCAGCAACCTGGACGCGGTCAACAAACAACGGCAGCCCCGAAAGAATTCTTCAGGACAGCGTTCCGGCACCTCGTCAAGGACCAGTGCACCGGTCAAACAAGGTCAACGCACCAGACCACAGTCCTACCGACCTCTCACATCCAGTTCATGCCCAAACTGCGGTCAAGGAGAGCACCCGAGGACCTCCTGcccggcacgagctgcgaaatgcaAATACTGTGGTTGTTCCGGACATTTTGCAGTGGTGTGTCGGAAAAAGGCGGCAGGCGAGCGAAAGAAGGTACAGATTTCTTCTCTCCATATGAAAAAAGGGGCGTATTTCGTAGGCGCGGTAAATGGGGAGCACTCCAATTCTCGGTATGCTCAAGTTATCATTAACGGCACTCCAGTGTTCGCTAAACTTGACTTGGGTGCAGAAGTGTCCGTTGTACCCTCAACATTTCCGGgattgcctaccaaattagacaaGTGCGACATAACCTTAACAGGCCCTGCAAATGAGCCACTGCATGTTCTCGGAAAATTTCTTGCCACTATACAGTCGAGACAACACATTGTCCGACAAACTGTGTACGTAGTCTCGCCTTTACGCTCGATACTTTTGGGTCTCCCAGCGCTCGAAGCCCTTGAGCTGATCAAGTTCGCTGACTCGGTCAGTAGCGCAACAGCCATCGAAGCTTCCTACCCTCAGGTTTTCGGTAGTCTGGGAGCTATGAAAGGGGAATACAATATCAGACTGAAGCCGAACTCGGTACCCTTTGCTATTTCGGTTGCGCGTCGCATTGCCTTACCCCTGCGGGaccgagtgaagcaggagctcgagCGTATGGAGCGAGATGACGTAATCCGCAAAGTAGACGAACCAACAGAATGGTGCGCAG TACGAAGAGACCTAGTCCGCGACGATGAACTCACGGGCCAGACCAGCCTGATTTACACCGTCGACCGATCGGTCATGAGGCTGCCTGAGGCCAAGGTCAGGATCGAGACGCCCTTCTACAGTGGGATTGTTTCTGCCTTCTGCATGGATGATCCATTGTATGACGTAATCGTGGGGAACATCGAGGGCGCCCGATCGCCGGACCAACCCGAACCACTGGAAGAGGACTCAGAAATCGATCTACCATCGATTGCAAACCCTCACGACCAACCAGCCACGGCCGACGAGGACGTAGTCGCAGTTGCAACCCGAGCACAGACCAAAGCCCAGTCGAAGCCATTCCAGCCCCTCCCTGCACCCAATTCCGCAGAGGACCCGAGCTTCAGCTATGCCGAGGAACAAATCCAGGACGAGTCGTTAAAACCCTGCTTTGCGCAAATCG GAAGATGGACTGCTCTACAGGTACTATACGGAGAGGAGTGGTCGGCGGATACGACAGCTCTTGGTGCCGAAGAACCACCGAGAGGCTGTTATGAAGCTAGCCCACGATGGGATAATGGCTGGGCACCTGGAACCGAGAAAACCAAGGACAGAATTCAGGAAGAATTCTTCTGGCCCGGTGTCACAGCCGACGTGAAACGGTTCGTGGCATCTTGCGATATCTGCCAGCGAACTGTGCCAAAAGGAAGGGTGCCACACGTGTCACTCGGCCAGTCCCCCGTCATAGACACCCCCTTTAAAAGGGTAGCTATTGATATAGTAGGCCCTATCCGACCTCCATCTGGTCAAGGAAACCGCTATATCCTGACTCTCGTCGATTGCGCCACGCGCTATCCGGAGGCAGTTGCACTACCTGGCATAGAGACCGAACGAGTCGCAGAGGCCCTCGTGCAGATGTTCTCCCGTTTTGGTGTACCGAGGGAAATTCTAAGTGATCGGGGCTCGAATTTCACGTCGGAGTTAATGAAGGAAGTGGCACGACTTCTATCGGTGCGACAACTCCATACCACCCCTTACCACCCAATGGCCAACGGGATGGTGGAaaaatttaatggcaccctgaagactATGCTCAAAAGAATGTGTGCGGAGAAACCAAAAAACTGGGACAGATTCCTCGGTCCGTTGCTGTTCGCGTACAGAGAGGTTCCCCAGGCAAGTCTCGGCTTTTCACCGTTCGAGCTTCTGTACGGCCGACATGTCCGGGGACCCCTGGCGATCTTAAAGGAAGTTTGGACGAACCAGGAGCTGGACGATGAGCTGAAGACAACCTATCAGTACGTATTGGATCTCCGAAATCGTCTAGAAGAGACGTGCCGCCTAGCTCACGAAGAACTCCGAAGGGCGGGAGTACGCTACGCTAAGCACTACAATCGAAAATCAAGGGATAGAGTATTCCAGCCAGGAGATAAGGTTCTCATCCTGCTCCCAACTGACAAAAATAAACTCTTGCTGCATTGGAAGGGGCCCTTCGAAGTGCAGGCGAAAATTGGGGACTTCGATTACTCCATAAAGACGCCGGGTGGGCCGAAAATTTTCCATGCCAATTTGCTGAAGAAGTATGCGGAGCGGGAAACGAACCAAGATGCGCCACATCAATGCCAAGCCATAGTAGGGGTTATTGACAATGGAGAGGAACAGGAACTACCGGTGCCGGAGTTCGTGCAGACAGAAGGGATTACTGACGTCAAGATCTGCCCAAGTTTGACGGACCAACAAAAGGAGGAGTTGGAGAAAACCATGAAAGTGCACTCTAAAATATTTTCGAATGTCCCGGGCAAGACAGATTGGGTGGAGTGCCACCTCGAGACAGTGACGGAGTCCCCAGTCCACGTCAAACAGTACCCGTTACCTTTTGCTACGACTAAAGACATCGAGGCCGAGGTACAGCAAATGAAAACACTGGGCATAATTGAAGTCTCGAAATTGCCCTATAATTCCCCAGTGTTGCTTGTGGACAAACCAGACAAAACCAAGCGGTTTGTAGTCGATTTCCGGCGCCTGAACAACCTCATGATAGCAGATGCAGAGCCCATGCCTAGGGCAGATGCCGTTTTTGCCAGTGCCACAAACAAAAGATACTTCTCTAAGTTAGATTTCGTtaagggctactggcaaatcccaCTCTCCCAGCAGTCGAGACCTAAAACTGCGTTTTCGACAAAATCCGGTCtctaccagttttgctacatgcctTTCGGGAACAAAACGGCACCCGCCGTGTTCGCCCGGCTGATGCGACTAGTCACTGAGGGAATCCCGGGCGTTGAACATTACTACGACGACGTACTCATAACAAGCACGACCTGGGAGGAACACCTATCCACTCTCAGACAACTCTTCGCTCGAATTCAGGCTGCCGGGTTGACCGTGAGACCGAGCAAGTGTGAGTTGGGAATGAATGAGATTGATTTCCTGGGTCATCACATTGGACAAAACATGCTTGCTCCACTGGGAAAGACTCTTGACAAAATCCAAGCTGCACCCGCCCCAAAAACGAAGCGACTGGTACGCGCTTTTCTCGGGTTGACCAGCTATTACCGGGAGTTCATTCCAAATTATGCCGAGATCAGCGCCCCTCTCACAGAACTGATCAAGAAGGGTGAAAGCAACTTAGTAAAATGGACGACGACACACGAGAAAGCATTTGCGAAACTCAAGGAATGTATCTCGAACCCTCCCGTGCTCCGCCTCCCAGACTTAACCAAGGAATTCATCCTCCGCACCGACGCTTCCGACACCAGCCTTGGGGCTGTGCTCTTGCAGTCACACGAAGGGACCCTCCATCCCATAGCCTACGCCAGTCGCAAACTACTTCCCCGGGAATCATCCTACAGCACCATCGAAAGAGAATGTCTAGCCCTGGTGTGGGGGATACAGAAGTTTAATATTTATCTCTACGGAGTTCCTTTCTTGGTCCAAACTGACCACCAGCCTCTCCAATACATAAAACAGGCTAAACAGCTCAACAGCAGAGTGTTGAGGTGGAGCTTGCTTCTGCAAGAGTATCAGTTCCGAGTCGAGCACATCAAGGGAAGCGAGAACGTTggtgccgactaccttagccgagTTTGA